The Balaenoptera acutorostrata chromosome 10, mBalAcu1.1, whole genome shotgun sequence genome has a window encoding:
- the SMIM40 gene encoding small integral membrane protein 40 — protein sequence MAEEEGDVDEEDVFLAFARRPSPPRGPLRQAMDKAFFIFLVLVLTLLTLEAVYKLLWLLPWAKFGDWLLRTPQMEEELEL from the coding sequence ATGGCTGAGGAGGAGGGTGATGTGGACGAGGAGGATGTGTTCCTGGCGTTTGCCCGGAGGCCCTCTCCTCCCAGGGGTCCCCTGCGGCAGGCCATGGACAAGGCCTTCTTCATCTTCCTGGTCCTCGTCCTGACACTACTGACGCTGGAGGCTGTTTATAAGCTGCTGTGGCTGTTACCATGGGCAAAGTTTGGGGACTGGCTCCTGAGAACACCTCAGATGGAGGAGGAGCTGGAACTGTGA